The Anopheles cruzii unplaced genomic scaffold, idAnoCruzAS_RS32_06 scaffold00375_ctg1, whole genome shotgun sequence genome contains the following window.
AACTTTCGCGATCAAAAGTGTACAGTAGTTAGTTTAATAGCCAAACGAGTGTTTACTTCGTGTTCTATCTACATGATCGTTACAAACGACGAGATAGAAACACATTTGGACGCAACATGGGACGAAAATTGTAGATCGAACATGTAATCACTTGAAAAAATACATACCCTAATCACGAACGCAAGGGATCGTAAAACCTGGAATAGGCATCAAACTTAGTAAGGCTCTATCACAACAGGGTCCAAATCACGCAACCATTAGAAAGGGACAAGGAAAAGTACTATATAAAGCGtaatttttatgtaaataaacCAGTCATCGTTAGTTACCGTTAGCAACGGAAACCTTCAGTTTCGACATGTTCTTAACCTAGTAGAACCCACTAACTGAGATCCCTTCGGATATTGGCTTTGTACACCGCGTTGCACCACTCCGAGAGAATTATTTTGGCGGCCAATCTTCAAACGAGTACCAGTACTAGCACCATCTAGCCTGTCCGTCTGAAGCGGAATGGTTGTAGGTAATCAAGCAGGAACCGAAACCTGGAGGCGTTCGTGAAAACGCTAGGACCTGCGCTTCTtcttgattaattttttttctcattttccatttctcaaTGTAAGTGTAGTTTCATTATATTGGAtcggggaaaaagaaatccattatttttgagtgaatttcaaaacattatttaagttgtttctgatgttccgatttgcgtcaaatatgcaccgttttgttggaaaattggttgcctttttaaaggtAGCTTCTATTGTaagtcttggtcgttattagcgaaaaactctagcaagCTATTTTCACAGTCTCTTTTTGATCTCACTTTCTTatcactcaagaaattttgcaatgtgcgaaaaaggtgataagcgcttggtgcaaggtccagACTATACTTccaaatgcattaaaacttccccGGATTTAAACTTTCCCAGACTTTCAGGCGAGTCACTATAGACGTGTGttacatttcgttgtcctgatggaacacaacacctcttctggtggccgattctggccctTTTTGGTCAATCGTTATTtgcgaacggtgcagttgttgacagtagagatctgagtttttacttttttaccaacccaatatttttcgggTAATACTTGTTTTCGATTGAGCATGGTAAATGGTAAATTGGGTCAAGAACAATTGCGACATACAATTTGCgactttttaatatttatgtaGCTGCAACGGTAGATCGAAATAAACATGAACAGCGGATTATATGCTTTACAATGATAAAATCAATGTGTAGAGGACAACGAAGGGCTATACGCATCGCCACAACATCTTATGACTGGTTTTAAAGCTCGCTAGAGAAGAAAATTCGACGAGAAGCTCCAGGCACTGGTCAGAAGTTTCCGACTGTTTGCGAGACGTACTCGTACGTTCGGTCCAGACTAAGATCGCCTAGTTCACCGTCTTCAAGGAAGTGGGACTCGACGTGATGCTGAAAGTCGTTGAACGGTGCCTGGGCCGCGTACAGTTTACCACACATCGGGCACATTTTATCTAGACTGTTGGCGCGCAGCTTCTCCTGCAGTAGATCGAGGGTTCGGGAGCCGAGTGGTAGCTCGTCTGTTGCACTGCTGTCCATCATGCCGCCTGAAGTTTCCATAGGTTTGGGCTGTTGGTCATGGACGCCGTTGGTACGGGAAGCGCATGGTCGCCTTTCAGCCACATGCACGAGCTCACCCTCAGTCACTTCAACTGTAACATCTTTCATGATAGGCTTTTTTTCGGCAGAagtcgtttgttgttggcgatGCTTGCAACGTCGACAAAGTTCTTAGAGAAAATCGTTACAAAAGGTAAGAAGACCGCGAAATATGATGCAGGAATATGGAGAATGGTAAGTAATTAAAGGTTCTGCTTACCCTTTTTCAACTGCAGTTGATTGAGGACGCTTTTCAGGCCAAGCTGTTGTCGGGTGACTTCGAgttgcatcgccagcagcCCGTCAGTGTAGTGGCGCAAGTCGGGGTTCGCTTCAAGTGCCACTTCAAGCAGTTCCTCGCTCTGCGAACCAGTGAGCCCCAATGACGGCAGTTCATTGCCGGTATTGTACCCATCTTTCTCAAGAAACTCGCATGCATTGAGCAGCGAAACGTCTTCCAGGTTTAGCAGTTGTTCGTCCATGGTACTGTGCGGCAAGCGTGCACGTAGTTTCGGGTTTGGAGCGTTTTTAGTAAAAGTTCGCGAGCGAATAAGGTTCTGTGCCGGAGTCCCGGGCGAAGCACCGGCTGGATCGACAAGTGGCTCTCTGATAGTGTTCGTTCCATCATCACCACTGTCGACTTGCCGTTCGCCCATGCAAGAGGCTAGTGGAAAGTCTTTCACGATTTGTGAAAGCCGACCCCATAGCTGCCTATTTTCGCCCGCTATCATCGCGATCTGCTCGGCCAGCTGGGCTTTCTGACGGGATAGCTCCAACACGTTGTGACGTAACAGTTCCACCTCCATTGATGTGGTTGAGCGACCCTGTCCCCGCTCGCCAGTTGTCTTGGTTTGCGTCGTCCGCAGTGCTAAGTTTTCATCCTCGAGAGTCGAGATACGCTTCTGCAACGTTTGGCAGCGTTCCTTCAGCGTCTGCAGTGCCGCTTGTAACGCCCCATGCTGTGTTACCTGCACGTAACACTCGCTTTCGTTCGGATCTCTTGATTTGACGCCACTCATTGCTGCTGTGCGTAGAGCGGAAGACGAACTTCCGAAAATGTACTTTTACAATGTCGACATTAGACACTGTCTGTTCAACTGTTTCACTGTTtgtcaaaaaacaacaacacttcCCAGAGACAGTCACCACCCGAATACGCTATCGCTGTCCGATTTTATATGAGGTTTACTCACACCACTGGGCTCACGTGGACGGGAATGGGTGCGCGATAGAAAGTGACGAAGAAGCAGATACGCAGAAATCATAGTGGGAAAAGGTCGCCGTGATcgtgcgcgtgcgtgcgtgtgcgtagGTCCGTTCTCTACATATGAGTAGCTCTGtatgtttcggtttgtttataAAACCGAAACGTCAACCCTTCGTGGCCTACTCGAAGGGTTGATTTTCGTATCAACTCGCAAAATTCTGCGTTGTTTCCCTGCTTTCTGTGAGCACAACTGCCGGAAGAATGAGTGAGAAGCAATGCAGAATGCAGCCAATCATTCCAGTTTCGTTTTTGGTTAGGAGTGATGGTTTCGTGACGGATGTTTCGGTCTATTTTCCTTATTTCGTAGTTGTAGTCGGGGTGATGtactgttttcgttttcttggTAACACTCGGCTCGCAGGAACTACTGTTGAATGACgtcccaaggagcaactatgtaCGTTTTACCGTCCGTCGTACCGTTCGAAGACCtgcaaaaagcagcagctttgCCATCCGTTGTTTGCCACGGTTGTCagaaagctcattttattgcattctctataaagctttgttgaaaattatagctcatggaaaatattcaaaactatTATAGCAAAAATACcagtaaatttttttttaatatttatttatttgtaaaatacaaaataatgtCATTACCCAGCAATGAACGCACAATCGACGGGTTTACAATAGCGCAGCTTGTTACTACGCATGCATTTCTTTACAATCTATACAGGAGgaccacacgaagcgaaaaaaaccgaTTTGATATTAATCTTGAATGTCAAATCGGCTACGAGTCtgcggattcatatacgatttgacataagcgggatcgattggacatttttacattttgacATTCAAATGCCATAAAATGAGCTATTTTGAAATCCGTGCTAAGTTCGTCCGAAATTGTGTTGGTCGGACGATCCGCCGGACGGTAAAacggacatagttgctccttgggtagtgaccgatttaaatgaaacttcacatacgttcatacgAACATCTTTGGTATCTTTAGCCACACATCGGAACATAAGCTTGAaaaattgttggaaaatgaCGCAGAAAACAAAGAAGATTTTCGTACTGGCCTAAAGAAAATCCCGTGGAAATAAAATTCGATTAATTTCAAGTCAGAACAGTATAATTAATGGGTCTGCTTCCTTCATTAAAACACTCGTAATGATGTAAGCAAATGCTTCCGCCATTACCAACGTGACCGAATGGTGTATTACAAAGTGCTGGCATTTCGGGGAGCTTCATTCTTTAAGTATGGACTTAAAGACTAAACCGAAATATGTTCATATGAACCTTACATGAGAAACCTTGATAAATAACCAAATATGATAGTGCTATCCAGCAACGAAAACTAGAGTAAGATAGAAATAAAAAGACCAAACAATACCGTCTAAATGACAGCAAGTGATTCAAAATATGTATTCGCGACAactataaaaaaataaatacggcccagtccgttcttctaagattaaaaaaaaaactttaaaaaaggaACATAATGCAAAAAGAGCCAGGAACAGAAACGAACACTGAAAGAAAATTGGACCTAAAGGCTATCGCTAAACTAAAACCACCTTACGAAGCTTATAAGAGGAGAAGATAGCCATTGCCAAATTcctgtaatttatttatttatttcaaaaagAATGTTTGGCCCTATGAGCGGCCTTAACATTAAGAGCTTATAAACTAGGAGCGGACATGATTACATTGTTTTTAAAGCTAGCAACagacatattaaagtcaaatAAACTGTAATTGCTATTAAAGCTACGCATAACATTAGTCATTGGGTCGTTGTTAGATGTCTTGCCGGTTGCGGTGCAAGAAAGTCACGATTTCTCATCGGCCTGGAAGGCGCGTATATATTATGCGGGAAAATAGCTCCGCGGCGTCTATATCCCTTTCAGCAGCTTAGCCACAAATACACTTTGGGCCACTTTGCGCCTAAAACGAAGTGGTTGCAGTCCTAACAGTAAACATCGAGTTTTGTAGTCAAGATGAAAGGACACGGTACGGGAAAAAGACCTTAGAGCAACCCTAGTAAATATACGTTGAACGGCTTCAAACTTGTTCTTCCACAAAACAGTGGTGGGGCAACATAGAACGCAGTTAGCTTCCAGAACGGGTCGGACAAACGATGCATATAGAGCTTTAAAACATGTCGGATCACTAAACTTCTTGGGCAACTTAAGTATAAAACCTAACATACGTTGCGCCTGGTTAACAGTTTGCTTGAAATGTgcgttaaaatttaatttactgtcTAATAAAACACCTAGAACGCGCATCTTGTTACAGCGTTGGATTGGCGAGTTTAACAGACAATACGAGTAAGAGATAGTCCTATTAGCCCTAAAGTATGTTACTGAACGACACTTATCAACAGCAATACAGAGATTATTTAGCTCACACCAGTCGCAGAAGTTATCACATATTCTTTGCAGCGCTGCACAGTCGGATATAGTGGAGACAAGCATATACAGTCCGACGTCGTCGGCGTACATCAAACAAGCGTCATTAGGTATCACAGAAACTAAGTCGTTAATGTATAGCGAGAATAGGAGTAGGAGCCCAGGTTACTGCCTTGTGGTACTCCAGACGTGCTCGCGAACTCTCTAGAATTAAGACCTAAATTGACCCGATATAGCCGGCCGGTCAAATACGATTGGAACCATGCGATTAAATGCCTTTCTATCCCAATTCGTTCAAGCTTAGCCAGTAGTATTTTATTATTGACGCGATCGAATGCTTACTTTAGATCGGTATAGATGATATCCGCTTGATACCCATTTGCGAACGAACTGTGACATATTGACACGAACTCTGGCAAGTTTGTGCTAACTGACCTCTTAGGGAAAAACCCATGTTGTCGGCTACTAATAATTCTTGAGCTCTAGTTCATAAGGGctttatatatatatttatatagCACAGATTCGAACACTTTTGAGCAGGCACAAAGAGAAGTCACCCCTCGATTGTTCTCAACTTTAGTTTTATCATCCTTTTTACATATCGGTATCATCCAGGATGACTTCTAGATAGTGGGGAAAGTGCATTGCTTGATGGAGAGCTCAAAAATGCGGACAAAAGGGTAGGCAAGAAACCCCTCATGCCGTTTGATGATGAATCTATCAATCTATCAATCAATAAATCTAAAAACTATCTGgtcaaattaaattgaacaagcaaaaataGCAGTTGCATCGCAACAGTGTCATCCAGATGGAGCGACAAGCAAAGTTTACTCCTATCGTCAGCAATATACATATACGGTGTTTCATTAACGATACAtaatttcatttggttataaaaaacggcggaatatttttaaatggTTGAACACTTAATTGAAAGGGTAATTCATGACATTtgtgtataaaatataattttggttgcagaaaattggaaaatatgaaaaatttatttcgccAAATCATTCGGTAGGTCGTCAACTCATTCGttaaaagcacatttcattgaagctcatttccacctcggtggctgtgttaataagcagtattgtggttcggaaaatccacatatcgtgcaagagaagccaatacacccacaAAGAGTGACTGTTTCGTgtggattttggctgattagttcttcggcgaaattgaaactgAGAACTTGGAtggcgtttggtttcaacaggacggcgctacgtgccatacagcgacagccacaatcgatatttatgttatgcgaacaaaacAGCAACTATTGACCACCTCAAGACAAAAATTCATGTTGCTATTGCCcaaataggaccagatacaatcgaaaatgtacttaaaaataggtcgaccgaatgagctactgtcaaaccaatcgtggtgaacatttgaccaacaatgttttacacaaaaaaatgccATTAATCAACCTTTCACATAaaagttccgttccgttttttttagtaaccaaatgaaatcatgcatcgttaatggaacaccctgtagaaACACTACagccatggaggcgccaggtgctccATGGGCTGGCGCCttgaaatccaaacactaaatAGATCACCCTACGCCGGCAGAAGTGATCACTTAGGACCAATAATTAACTTTGCAGAAGCGCAACCCTGTCGTCAGGAAAGGTGTAACGTCCTGACGCGTTCTTGGAAGTATCTAATGCGAAGTTCACATCGACCATATAGCATCTGCATTCCCCAAGAAACGTGCGCTGTGTCTCGCGAGAGCGACTTCTGTCGTATCGCGCGGAAGAGAGTTGCTCCAAGAAACAATTGGATGATCGTGAAGGGGAAAAAGAGTCGCTCGGCCAccctttccttctctttcaTCGCAACCGCCTGCCTGTGAGTGCCCTTTGTATATCCATTCGGGTGAGTTGCACGTGAGCTCCTACGTGAGATTTTTCTTCCACATTCCTATTTCCTCTTTCTTCATCGTATTTTTACACCCGTAAACTCTTGCAAACTTCTGTGCAAATATTTCACGTTGCTGCTTCCGCCATGCATTTCTCCCTCCTTGCGTTTAGCACTTCGTCGTGTTTTTCGACCGTCCGATTGCTTCATTTTATGGACGGCCGAAAATTTATACAAATGCGGTTCACTTTCGCTGTTTATAAGTAGATACCTACAAATAAAAGCTTCCTgatgattaaaattatttaccAATATAAGCAAGTGCGGAAATTGAACTATTCAATattactaggctgttcaataagttcgtagcctggataagaaaaacacatttttaaggtttgaaatacattttattatttagtatggtctccctgaatGTCAATACACTTCGAACGAGACTCTAATTGATACATGCGAttcctgaagtgagaaactgaaAGGGCTTCAAACTACGCTTCCGCAGCGGTTATGACATCAtcaaacgcttttcacgcatgattttttaggtttgaaaacagatggaagtcgctaggggctaAATCTGGCTCGatgcttcaacaattcgaactgCGAttcggtgcattgtcctgatgaaaagGTATTGTTTTCTCCTGTAAACCAGgtctttttcactttttttcttctttcagcTAGTCCGAAAgattacaataatattcagaacTTATTGTTtgaccagtttgcaagtaCTTCACCAAAAAGATTTCCCAATACTTCCGCGCATGATAATTTGTTTGCGACGTGAACAAAGGTGCGTGAGTTCCTAAGTGAGATTTTTATcgcataaatatttttttcactCAATCCCTCGTATTCTCTCACATTGACATTCGTATGCTGTTGTGAACAATATTTTGTGTTTATTCAGAATCACAAGTCTACATTTTGTCTACAATTGTTTCACCTTTCTGCTTCCTCCATGCATTTTTCACTACGTTCTACGTCTGCGTTGAGGGCTGTGACGCCGTTTTCGATCGTCCGCTCCATTCCGACGGGTGCAATGCgcttttttacgtttttccGTGCTTCTATTTCCGGCTAGTAAGAGTGTTGTTGAATACACGTAGCATTGTTTAATTCCCAAGCATACTGAAGAACATCTGAAAAACTTTGAATTTATTAACTAGTACTATGATACATTTGATACATATGTACATTACATGTGAGTATGCTTACATTAAGTTGTATCGGAATGACGAGCCATTACAGTCCATTCGATCGCTATTCGATTCTTTTGTAGATAATATGTAGATAATATACTTTTGTAGATAATAATATGTAATAATGTAGAAAGCTACGCGCCAAAGCTCCTGCTCACCCAAGAGTTCCGCGTGAGAAACTCCGTGTCGCAGTACGAAGAAGAGTGCATTTTGGTTTGAGTGCTCTGAGCGCACGCATTCTGTTCTGAGATCCCCGGTTCCAGCATTCGGTGACAGGGTGGGGTAGTTGGGGTTGTCGGCGAAAGTTATGATCGCGGATTACTCTCGTAtgatcatcattatcatttgTGCCTTCTTGGTGTTCGGACCTCAGTTTGCAGTATCAGTTGATTTTGTGTGTTCATAGGTGATCGATATCATCGTGATTTGTATAACCGCTCCTTAGTTATTTGTGGAGAATGCCGGCCTCTCCGTTTCAGTCGAATTTCCACCGGGAAACGAACGTTCGCAAGTCCCGGCATCGCTTTGCAAGTCAGTCCCGGCCGTTTATTCGGATGCCGACTATTCCCGAAGACAGTGTTGTTATCATCCGGCCGGTGGTCCGCCCGCGATCTCTGGCTTCAAGAGCAAAAATAAAGCCACTTGCGGGGCCTTCCCGGATCAAGAATACATTCAACCGGCGTTGTGTTGCACCTGAAGTTGTTTTCTACAATGCACAAAGAGTTGGTTCGCGCCGAAGTGTTGCTCCCGAAGCCCGCGCCGGCAGAAGTGATCGCTTAGGAGGAGGAGCAATAAGCCACCGTGCAGAAGCGCAACCCTCTCATCAGGAGCGGCGTAACGTCCTGAGACGTTCTTGGAAGTATTTAACATCGCGAAGTGTCACTCCCGAAGCCCGCGCCGTTCAGTTACACCGAAGCCCGCGATGTGATAACTTAGTAGGAATGATGCACCTTGCAGAAGCGCAACCCTCGCATCAGGAGCGGCGTAACGTCCTGAGACGATCTTGGAAGTATCTAAAATCGAAGTTCACATCGACCATGGAGCATCTGCATTCCCGAACAAACGAGCGCTGTGACTCCCGAGAGCGACTTCTGTCGTATGGCGCGGAAGAGATTTGCTCTTCGGAAGAACTGGACGATTGTGGAGGGTTTGAAAGATTTGAGTGATGCTTAGTGTAAGTTTTGCAGTGTACAGTTCAATATGTTATTCTTTGCGTTCCGTTACTACTTACATCAATAAAAATGGAATATAAGCTCTCAGCAATGGGACGTTCTGAAGAGTTGTTATTTTGCGCAGCGCATAGTTTCGATCAGGAAGGGTCCGAAACGGAATTCCAGGGGTTTCGTCCGAAAAGCAGCGGGTTGGATGTTattctctcacacacacgcacacatacccacacacacatacacgcacgcacaagcacacacagtcggacacacacgcacactgtgTGAGTGAGTCATACAGCAGCATGAATAACATAAAATCCAAAATTTTACGGCCTTCTCCACCAAGCGAACTCTATTGTTTGCGTAACTGAGAGGTTTATAACTTTACTTGCTTTGTCTGTGAGACGCATAgtgcgattgtgtgtgtgtgtgagtgcttACAATTGCGCGACACAATGCCTTTCGTGTTCCTGGTGGACGTGTTATGCCCGGGTGGTTTATGGCCGCTTGCGTCAGCATGAGTCACGAGCTATGTTCGCAAGAAAGGATTCGTTCCACTTCGCACCGATTTTCAGCCCCACTCAGCTCAACTAATCTTCAACGGATGGCGCACCGAGATGATGCTTTCTTCGCAACATTTGCCGTTCAGATGCAATTTCGTTTTCTTATCCGGCTACTTCGTCCAAGTGTTCTTAGCCTGCCCCAAAGACAAAGTTAACCTCTGCGcctttctgtaacgttgtgtttttatggCCAGGGTTATTGGCCCCGTGCCAACCCCCGGAGGAGGATCTCACGTCTCGGCCCCCGAAAGTCCCCTGCGCCTGACAGCATCCCCGCTGCAGGCGCGATAGTTGCCCTGAGATCGTACAGGCCTTCAGGTTTGGTCCATCGAGATCGTGCCCTGACCGTCAGGTGAAGAGCAACCGACGGTGCTTAGACGGTGTGCAGCGTCGGCTGGTGCAGTGTGGCGAGCACCAACCCCTTCCAATAACAGATCTGCGTTTTCAtattcgattcgtttcgtacaacaataaaagttaaagaaacaaacaaaagtaaaggaaaattaaattttaaaaaggTGTCACCTTTGAAATCTGTGCCATCGCTTGACACAATCAGATTAGTATTTCCAGCGTATCAACCTTTCGTCTAGTGACGAAAAAGCTCGAAGAATTCTTACAATAATTGCGCATTTCGCATACGTTTCCACGGTTGCTCTGCCTAAAAGCGTTCCTGCTGCTTCCAAGCCGCTCATGCGCACTCGAAGGTATCCCCATCGAAAGGATatccaacaacaaccaggGCACCGGTTAGtcatggtttgaaatatttcattgtTCAAGTCCATATACTCGAGAAGGGCAAGCTTTTGACTGGTCGGTGTTATTGCACCTGACACTCGGCAGGAAGTGCAGGAAATTTGCGTGCATATGTGGGTGGGTGCCAACAGACGTCCAGACATTCCCAGGCTGTTGACTATTTTTTCTGCACTTAAAGCAAAAGCTTAAAGAAGCAACGACCACCAGAACCACAGGGTGGTTCGCAGCAATCGCAGCGCAGGATGTTCGGATGCAAAGAAGAATGTTGCCCGTCGGCAAGGGATGACACAGGTAAGGGCTACAGGACCATTAGAGGcagtgttttatttaaaatcacTTCGCCGGTGTGGCAACGTAGGTGCTGACGGTAGGATGCGCCGTTGGCGAATCGAGAGTCTTAAAATCGTATCAGCGCGCCGTGTGTCGTTCCCGCGGGAGCTGTGGGCGGCACTGGCGAAGTGTAGAGTGAGTGTCGGCGATGAAGGGGgcgggatggtggtggtaacGGGGTTTTTCCATGATGTAGCCCTTGTCGCTAGCCCGGCTAGTTGGGGGCAGCTTTgagtagtagtaatagtagtagtagtagtcgtagtagtggtagtagaAATACATTGTTTTTGTCCTTCCATTAACCGTACCTTAGTTCGCTAATTCGACATGGACAAGGGTTGCACTTTGTTTTGTAAGCAaatgtgtgtgcatgtgtgtgtgtgtgtttcgcgtCGTTGTTCCTGAACCACTAGAGGCCTGATATGTGCAACGACCCTCAGCCTATATCGCATCCTCGTTTCACCTCTCGAGCGCTTGTCAAGTAGCACCTTGGGTAGCACCGGTTTGTGTTACAGTCGGGAATACTCTTCTACAAGAGGTCTTGGAGCGGGCTCCAGCGAAATCCAGGGTGGCtccatctttctctctctctctctctctgctctgtCTAGATCGGTGTGGATAGAGGTGCACCAAAGTTGCTGTCGACGGGGCCCACACCGGACAGCTTCATGGAGTCGTAGAGTGAGCGGACGTCCGGGGTCGGACCGAGATTGGCGTACATCGAGCCGGCCACATCGTACAGGTTCAGATGtgccgatggcggtggcggcaccggtggtggcgctggcgggggtgccggcggtggcgctagcggtgctgctgacggtggcgctggctgcggttggtagtggtggtgcAATGCCGAGGACAACAGCGGCGGTGGTACCGGTGGCAGAGCTATGGACGGTAGGGGAGGTGGTGGCGCGTGCCCTTCCGGGTGATGCTGCGCGTTgtgatgctgctggttggGGTGCGGATTGAGATGCTGTGGGTGCTGGGTGAGCTGCTGGTGAGGAGTGAGGTGCTGCAGTTCGACATCGACGGCCGGCTGCGACGAGCACAGCGATTGCAGCTTTGACAGGTAGTTGTCAAACTGGTGCCCGCCGGTGCCCTCGTCCGTGACTGGTGGGCCCCGCTGGtgggcgccggtggccgtcggtggtACAGGGCTGGGGCCTGGCTGGGCCGGCGAGGACTGCCCTTTGTCCGGTGCGCCCAGTGTTAGGTGCCTCGGATCCTCGCCACCAGAGGGCGCCCGCGCCGTCCCACTGCCGTCGGGGAGCAGCGGGCCGCAGCACCCGTCCAGATGCAGACCAGACGAGGTGCGGGCGGGGATGGGCGGGATTTTGACATTCTCGAGCAAGGTGATCACGTTGTTGCGCAgatggtcgtagtagcctgCTACGTGGTTACCACGAAGGTCCGAGTTTGCCTCACTTTCCTGCAtgacagcgtgtgtgtgtgtgtgtgtgattggaTCCGTTTGTTGGGCCCGAACAAAACAACGTATTAGTAAAGTTGTTTACTACTACAGACAGTAAACGTTTTCGTTTACTACTACACACCCTTCCGAACTAACACCGGTGACGGGGTAGGATGGAGAACCAAGCGAAGGGGGTGGGTAGGATGGAGAACCAAGCGAAGGGGGTGGGTATGACCTCGGCAGCGAGGTTAAGTCC
Protein-coding sequences here:
- the LOC128276047 gene encoding protein spindle-F-like; the protein is MSGVKSRDPNESECYVQVTQHGALQAALQTLKERCQTLQKRISTLEDENLALRTTQTKTTGERGQGRSTTSMEVELLRHNVLELSRQKAQLAEQIAMIAGENRQLWGRLSQIVKDFPLASCMGERQVDSGDDGTNTIREPLVDPAGASPGTPAQNLIRSRTFTKNAPNPKLRARLPHSTMDEQLLNLEDVSLLNACEFLEKDGYNTGNELPSLGLTGSQSEELLEVALEANPDLRHYTDGLLAMQLEVTRQQLGLKSVLNQLQLKKELCRRCKHRQQQTTSAEKKPIMKDVTVEVTEGELVHVAERRPCASRTNGVHDQQPKPMETSGGMMDSSATDELPLGSRTLDLLQEKLRANSLDKMCPMCGKLYAAQAPFNDFQHHVESHFLEDGELGDLSLDRTYEYVSQTVGNF